In Thermodesulfovibrionales bacterium, one DNA window encodes the following:
- a CDS encoding flavin reductase family protein, which translates to MLKEIKSDIYHLLHPKLAFFLTSISKDGKPNVMACAWATPVSEEPPIAIVCVSKEAHTAKLIKETKEFGISIPTKEFLKALWICGRSSGRDTDKFKMAKLKILAPRKIKPPMIEGCAGYLECRVKKIIEAGECYAFFGDVLSAYAEENYLHKGLWSERTEIPLHLGGNRIVYFR; encoded by the coding sequence ATGCTTAAAGAGATAAAATCAGATATCTACCACCTCCTGCATCCAAAGCTTGCTTTTTTTCTTACCAGCATAAGCAAAGATGGAAAGCCCAATGTTATGGCCTGTGCCTGGGCAACACCAGTAAGCGAGGAGCCTCCCATTGCAATTGTCTGTGTATCAAAGGAGGCTCATACAGCAAAACTTATAAAGGAAACAAAGGAATTCGGTATAAGCATTCCAACAAAGGAATTCCTGAAGGCCCTCTGGATATGTGGAAGAAGCTCAGGAAGGGACACAGATAAATTTAAAATGGCAAAGTTAAAAATACTTGCTCCAAGAAAGATAAAACCTCCAATGATAGAAGGCTGTGCAGGATATCTGGAATGCAGGGTTAAAAAAATAATTGAGGCTGGAGAGTGTTACGCCTTTTTTGGAGATGTCCTTAGTGCCTATGCTGAGGAGAATTATCTTCACAAGGGCCTCTGGTCTGAAAGGACCGAGATACCCTTGCATCTTGGTGGAAACAGGATAGTCTATTTCAGATGA
- the carB gene encoding carbamoyl-phosphate synthase large subunit, producing the protein MPKRTDIKKIMIIGSGPIIIGQACEFDYSGTQACKALREEGYKVILVNSNPATIMTDPEMADRTYIEPLIPEVVEKIIEIERPDALLPTMGGQTGLNLSMALWKKGILDKYGVELIGAKPDAIKKAEDRELFKKVMTSIGLEVPRSAAVTDLNQGLEVIEWIGFPVILRPAFTLGGTGGGIAYNKEEYKELLERALKLSPVHQVLVEESVLGWKEFELEVVRDRADNVIIVCSIENFDPMGVHTGDSITVAPAQTLTDREYQRMRDAAIKVIRAIGVDTGGSNIQFAVNPENGRMVVIEMNPRVSRSSALASKATGFPIAKIAAKLAVGYTLDELKNDITKTTPASFEPTIDYVVTKIPRFTFEKFPEADPTLTTQMKSVGEVMAIGRTFKESLQKALRSLETGLSGLDPVNGVTEEQIISKLRTPNADRLLYIGEAFRKGFSIERINELTKIDLWFLDQIREIVEFENKIKNSNLDDEILLRAKEYGFSDRQIAALTGRKEIEIREMRRKKHLKPSYKLVDTCAAEFEAYTPYLYSTYERPFFRITEKGIISIRESEFEPSQRKKVIILGSGPNRIGQGIEFDYCCVHAVFALKELGYETIMVNCNPETVSTDYDTADRLYFEPLTIEDVLNIIDREKPVGVIVQFGGQTPLKLAVPLQREGVRILGTSPESIDRAEDRKKFKELLEKLSLKQPLSGTAMSVDEALSIASQIGYPVLVRPSYVLGGRAMEIVYDSATLIEYMQRAVKASPEHPVLIDKYLEDAIEVDVDALCDGIDIVIGGVMEHIEEAGIHSGDSACSLPPYSLSPSIIEEIKRQTRLLAEELNVIGLINIQFAVKGNDVYVLEVNPRASRTVPFVSKATGIPLAKIAAKLMVGKRLKELGITKDPDINYVAVKEAVFPFDKFPGVDTILGPEMKSTGEVMGIDTHFGLAYWKAEAASNNRIPLNGKIFFSVKDKDKPLTVELVRKLKALGLSVVATKGTAEFLNSQGLNVEMVYKIHEGRPNIVDLIKNNEIHFIVNTVSDAKSKKDSFYIRNSALQYMIPYTTTISGAKAVVSAIEKLKEKTFTIKALQDYYRTQ; encoded by the coding sequence ATGCCAAAAAGAACTGATATCAAAAAAATAATGATAATAGGCTCTGGCCCTATAATCATCGGCCAGGCCTGCGAGTTTGATTATTCAGGTACTCAGGCCTGCAAGGCTCTTAGAGAAGAAGGCTACAAGGTAATCTTAGTAAATTCAAATCCTGCCACGATCATGACTGATCCTGAGATGGCAGACAGAACATACATAGAACCTCTTATACCAGAGGTAGTTGAAAAGATTATAGAAATTGAAAGACCTGATGCTCTTCTTCCCACAATGGGTGGTCAGACAGGACTCAATCTATCAATGGCTCTATGGAAAAAAGGTATTCTTGATAAATATGGTGTCGAACTCATCGGTGCAAAACCTGACGCTATAAAAAAGGCTGAAGACAGAGAGCTTTTCAAAAAGGTCATGACATCAATAGGTCTTGAGGTTCCAAGGAGTGCTGCTGTTACAGACCTAAATCAGGGTCTTGAGGTTATTGAATGGATAGGTTTTCCTGTAATACTGAGACCTGCCTTTACGCTCGGTGGCACGGGCGGAGGAATTGCCTATAACAAAGAAGAATATAAGGAACTTCTTGAGAGGGCTCTCAAGCTCAGTCCTGTTCACCAGGTTCTGGTTGAGGAATCTGTCCTTGGTTGGAAGGAGTTTGAGCTTGAGGTAGTTCGGGACAGGGCAGACAATGTAATAATTGTATGTTCCATAGAGAATTTTGATCCCATGGGAGTTCATACCGGAGATTCAATCACTGTAGCACCTGCCCAGACACTCACAGATAGAGAATACCAGAGGATGAGGGATGCTGCCATAAAGGTGATAAGGGCAATAGGCGTTGATACAGGTGGTTCCAATATCCAGTTCGCAGTCAATCCAGAAAATGGAAGGATGGTTGTGATAGAGATGAATCCCAGGGTATCAAGAAGCTCTGCACTTGCAAGTAAGGCAACAGGCTTTCCCATAGCAAAGATTGCGGCAAAGCTTGCCGTAGGTTATACCCTTGATGAGCTTAAAAATGATATTACAAAAACCACACCTGCTTCCTTTGAACCTACTATAGACTATGTAGTTACAAAGATACCACGCTTCACCTTTGAAAAATTTCCTGAAGCAGACCCAACTTTAACAACACAGATGAAGTCTGTTGGAGAGGTGATGGCAATTGGAAGGACATTCAAGGAATCTCTCCAGAAGGCCTTAAGGAGCCTTGAAACAGGCCTTTCTGGTCTTGATCCTGTTAACGGAGTGACAGAAGAACAGATTATATCCAAGTTAAGGACACCAAATGCAGACAGGCTACTTTATATTGGAGAGGCATTCAGAAAAGGATTTTCTATAGAGAGGATTAATGAACTTACTAAGATAGACCTGTGGTTTCTTGACCAGATAAGAGAAATAGTGGAGTTTGAGAATAAGATAAAGAATTCAAACCTTGATGACGAGATCCTTCTCAGGGCAAAGGAATACGGATTCTCGGACAGACAGATAGCTGCCCTTACAGGAAGAAAAGAGATTGAAATCAGAGAAATGAGAAGAAAGAAGCATCTGAAACCATCTTACAAACTTGTTGATACCTGTGCTGCAGAATTCGAAGCCTACACACCCTATCTATATTCAACCTATGAAAGGCCTTTTTTCAGGATAACAGAAAAAGGTATCATATCAATTAGAGAATCAGAATTTGAACCCTCACAGAGAAAAAAGGTTATAATCCTTGGCTCAGGTCCGAACAGAATAGGGCAGGGAATAGAATTTGACTACTGCTGCGTCCATGCTGTCTTTGCTCTCAAGGAACTTGGCTATGAAACCATAATGGTAAACTGCAATCCAGAAACTGTAAGTACAGATTATGATACAGCTGACAGGTTATATTTTGAGCCCCTAACCATAGAAGATGTACTTAACATAATAGATAGAGAAAAACCGGTAGGTGTAATAGTTCAGTTCGGAGGCCAGACACCCCTTAAACTTGCAGTACCCCTGCAGAGAGAGGGTGTCAGGATTCTCGGGACTTCACCTGAATCGATTGACAGAGCAGAAGATAGAAAAAAATTCAAAGAGCTCCTTGAAAAACTGAGTCTCAAACAGCCCCTGAGTGGCACTGCAATGTCAGTTGATGAGGCATTGAGTATTGCCTCTCAAATAGGTTATCCGGTTCTTGTAAGACCATCCTATGTTCTTGGTGGACGGGCAATGGAGATAGTCTATGACTCGGCCACACTCATTGAATACATGCAGAGGGCAGTAAAGGCATCACCGGAACATCCTGTACTGATAGATAAATACCTCGAAGATGCCATAGAAGTTGATGTAGATGCCCTTTGTGACGGCATAGATATAGTAATCGGTGGTGTAATGGAACATATAGAAGAAGCAGGAATACATTCAGGTGATTCAGCCTGTTCTCTACCACCCTATTCTCTCAGTCCTTCAATTATTGAAGAGATAAAAAGACAGACAAGGCTTCTGGCAGAAGAACTGAATGTTATAGGGCTCATAAACATACAGTTTGCTGTAAAAGGAAATGATGTTTATGTTCTCGAGGTAAATCCACGGGCTTCAAGAACTGTGCCCTTTGTCAGCAAGGCAACAGGTATACCACTTGCCAAGATAGCTGCAAAACTAATGGTAGGTAAAAGATTAAAGGAACTTGGAATTACAAAGGATCCTGATATAAATTATGTTGCCGTTAAAGAGGCAGTATTCCCCTTTGATAAATTTCCTGGTGTTGATACAATCCTTGGTCCTGAAATGAAATCTACCGGTGAGGTAATGGGAATTGATACCCATTTCGGCCTTGCATACTGGAAGGCAGAGGCTGCATCAAACAACAGGATACCCCTGAACGGCAAGATATTTTTCAGTGTAAAAGATAAGGATAAACCTCTCACAGTGGAACTTGTAAGGAAATTGAAGGCCCTCGGGCTCTCGGTTGTAGCCACTAAAGGAACTGCTGAATTCCTTAATTCACAGGGACTGAATGTTGAGATGGTCTATAAAATCCATGAAGGAAGACCCAATATTGTAGATCTCATAAAAAATAACGAAATACATTTCATCGTAAATACTGTAAGTGATGCAAAATCAAAGAAAGATTCCTTCTATATAAGAAACAGTGCATTACAATACATGATACCCTACACAACAACAATATCAGGTGCTAAGGCTGTTGTAAGTGCCATAGAAAAACTCAAAGAAAAGACATTCACAATCAAAGCATTACAAGATTATTACAGGACTCAGTAA
- the uvrA gene encoding excinuclease ABC subunit UvrA, with protein MQEFIIVKGASEHNLKGIDVTIPRGKITVITGPSGSGKSSLAMDTIYAEAQRRYMESLSSYARQFIEQLKKPEVQSITGLSPSIAIDQKTVTRSPRSTVGTITEIYDYMRVIYTRAGKPFCYKCGSPLGGQRLDGIIDAVKSLPQGTRLQILSQIVRERKGEYKKELDSMRREGFLRARIDGKMVDLVEGLKLKKTQRHTIEIVIDRFIVKPGIDKKIATSIEVALRYSDIIIVNLVDEGRDILFSKSLACPKCGISYPEIAPRLFSFNSPYGACPRCNGIGFEDIKEFFEREEITEEDIIAEPLIDVESLRFEKCTECKGTRLRKEALGIRFNGVNIAEFSSLTVKEAINFLKNLELSKRETFIISRPLKEVKDRLGFLEKVGLDYLTLDRPSLTLSGGEAQRIRLATQIGSRLTGVLYVLDEPSIGLHPRDCKKLLDTIAFIRDAGNTIIIVEHDEETIRNADYIIDMGPGGGVYGGTVVASGTLREIMQAPQSLTGRYLNGELSIPVPFSRRKPVDFIEITGASEFNLKNIDVKIPLGVFICVTGVSGSGKSTLFIDILYRALIAHLYKSKVRPGKFKKIKGIEKIKKALCVDQRPLGRTPRSNPATYTGIFTLIRDLFAQIPEARMRGYNASRFSFNLPGGRCEACGGDGLKKIEMHFLPDVYVPCDECKGRRYNKETLEIKYKDKNIADILDMTVTEALEFFKNIPHVSSRLRILEEVGLGYIKLGQPVTSLSGGEAQRIRLAKEFVKKVKGGAIYILDEPTTGLHFADIEKLLNVINRLVDSGNTVIVIEHNLDVIKSSDYIIDMGPESGDSGGEVVAEGTPEEVARNPRSWTGRFLSEKLGMSASLTAQKG; from the coding sequence ATGCAGGAATTTATTATAGTAAAAGGAGCCTCTGAACATAATCTTAAAGGAATAGATGTCACTATCCCAAGGGGGAAGATCACTGTTATTACAGGACCATCCGGCTCTGGAAAATCTTCCCTTGCAATGGATACCATTTATGCAGAGGCACAGAGACGCTACATGGAAAGCCTCTCTTCCTATGCAAGGCAATTCATCGAGCAGCTAAAAAAACCTGAGGTCCAGTCCATAACAGGCCTCTCACCCTCAATAGCCATAGATCAAAAGACTGTTACAAGAAGTCCTCGCTCTACAGTTGGAACAATAACAGAGATATATGATTACATGAGGGTTATTTATACGAGAGCAGGAAAGCCCTTCTGCTATAAATGTGGCTCTCCTCTTGGAGGTCAGAGGCTGGATGGAATTATAGATGCCGTTAAATCCCTTCCTCAGGGTACAAGATTGCAGATCCTTTCTCAGATAGTTAGGGAGAGGAAGGGTGAGTATAAGAAAGAACTTGACTCAATGAGAAGGGAGGGTTTTTTAAGGGCAAGGATAGATGGAAAGATGGTTGACCTTGTTGAGGGCCTTAAACTTAAGAAAACTCAGAGACATACTATAGAGATTGTAATAGACAGGTTTATTGTAAAGCCTGGCATTGATAAAAAGATAGCAACCTCTATAGAGGTAGCTTTAAGGTATTCTGATATCATTATTGTTAATCTTGTTGATGAGGGCAGGGATATCCTTTTCAGTAAGAGCCTTGCCTGTCCTAAATGCGGTATAAGCTATCCTGAGATAGCTCCGAGGCTTTTTTCATTTAACAGTCCCTATGGAGCCTGTCCGAGGTGTAATGGCATTGGATTTGAGGATATAAAAGAGTTTTTTGAAAGAGAAGAAATAACTGAAGAAGATATTATTGCAGAACCATTAATTGATGTGGAATCTCTGAGATTCGAAAAGTGCACTGAATGTAAAGGAACACGTCTTAGAAAAGAAGCCCTGGGTATTCGTTTCAATGGCGTGAATATTGCTGAATTCAGCAGTCTTACAGTTAAAGAGGCAATAAATTTTTTAAAAAATCTTGAACTTTCAAAGAGGGAGACATTCATAATTTCAAGACCCTTAAAAGAGGTCAAAGACAGGCTCGGTTTCCTTGAAAAAGTTGGTCTTGACTACCTTACCCTTGACAGGCCCTCCCTTACCCTTTCAGGAGGTGAGGCACAGAGGATAAGACTTGCAACACAGATTGGTTCAAGGCTTACAGGTGTACTTTACGTCCTTGATGAGCCTAGCATAGGACTCCATCCCAGGGATTGTAAAAAGCTTCTTGACACAATTGCTTTTATCAGGGATGCTGGTAATACTATAATAATAGTGGAACATGATGAAGAAACAATTAGAAATGCTGATTATATAATTGACATGGGTCCTGGTGGAGGTGTTTACGGCGGTACTGTTGTAGCATCTGGCACACTTAGAGAGATAATGCAAGCACCTCAGTCTCTTACAGGAAGGTATCTTAATGGAGAGCTTTCAATACCTGTTCCATTCTCAAGAAGAAAGCCTGTTGATTTCATAGAGATAACAGGCGCCTCTGAATTTAATCTCAAGAATATAGATGTAAAAATACCTCTTGGAGTATTTATCTGTGTTACCGGTGTATCAGGTTCTGGCAAGAGTACACTGTTTATTGATATCCTCTACAGGGCATTGATAGCTCACCTTTATAAATCCAAGGTTAGGCCAGGAAAATTTAAAAAGATTAAAGGTATAGAAAAGATAAAGAAGGCATTATGCGTTGACCAGAGACCTCTTGGAAGGACACCGAGGTCAAATCCTGCTACTTATACTGGAATCTTTACCCTTATAAGGGATCTCTTTGCCCAGATTCCTGAGGCACGAATGAGGGGCTACAATGCCTCGAGGTTCAGTTTCAATCTTCCCGGCGGAAGGTGTGAAGCCTGCGGTGGTGATGGATTAAAAAAAATAGAGATGCATTTCCTTCCCGACGTCTATGTACCCTGTGATGAATGCAAGGGAAGGAGATACAATAAAGAGACCCTTGAGATAAAATACAAAGATAAAAATATTGCTGATATCCTGGATATGACTGTAACTGAAGCTCTTGAGTTCTTTAAGAATATTCCCCATGTGAGTTCCAGACTAAGGATACTGGAGGAAGTAGGTCTCGGTTATATAAAGCTTGGCCAGCCTGTAACATCCCTTTCAGGAGGCGAGGCGCAGAGGATTAGACTTGCAAAGGAATTCGTAAAAAAAGTAAAGGGTGGAGCTATTTATATACTTGATGAGCCAACCACAGGCCTTCACTTCGCTGATATAGAAAAGCTTCTGAATGTGATAAATAGGCTTGTTGACAGCGGAAATACCGTAATAGTAATTGAACATAATCTTGATGTTATAAAATCATCAGATTACATAATTGACATGGGTCCTGAAAGTGGAGACTCTGGAGGAGAGGTTGTTGCAGAGGGTACACCTGAGGAGGTTGCTAGGAATCCAAGGTCCTGGACTGGAAGATTCCTTAGTGAGAAGCTCGGTATGTCAGCATCTCTTACTGCTCAGAAAGGATAA
- a CDS encoding FAD:protein FMN transferase — protein sequence MNRKIVISILTIIFFFSSCQKERLYRKTMIVMDTVVTVTVIADSEERADRVIDRVFGELKKMEGLFNFYSDQSEISEINRNAGLKPVRVSDDTMALLKKALQISELTGGAFDISTGPLTILWDFHKQEIPDRGSIKKALKLVNFKNIVLDERNNTVFLKKKGMLIDPGGIAKGYGADRAVEILKAEGIKAALVAIAGDIRAYGIKEDRTPWIIGIRNPRSENSDDLIATLPLRDSAISTSGDYERFFIKENKRYHHIINPGTGYPSASTGGVSVIAEEGYLSDSLATAVFVLGPEKGMELLKRLGYKGIFITGDGKRFITGEIDGIKFK from the coding sequence ATGAATAGAAAGATTGTGATATCTATTTTGACCATAATTTTTTTCTTTTCTTCTTGCCAGAAGGAAAGGCTTTACAGAAAGACCATGATCGTGATGGATACCGTTGTTACGGTTACTGTTATTGCAGACTCTGAAGAACGTGCAGACAGGGTAATTGACAGGGTCTTTGGAGAATTAAAGAAAATGGAAGGTTTATTTAATTTTTATTCAGACCAGAGTGAGATTTCAGAAATAAACAGAAACGCAGGTTTAAAGCCCGTTAGGGTTTCAGATGATACCATGGCTTTATTAAAAAAAGCACTCCAGATTTCTGAGCTTACAGGAGGAGCCTTTGATATATCAACAGGTCCTCTTACAATATTATGGGATTTCCATAAACAGGAAATCCCTGATAGAGGGAGCATAAAAAAGGCACTGAAACTTGTGAATTTTAAAAACATTGTACTTGATGAAAGGAATAATACTGTGTTTCTAAAAAAGAAGGGAATGCTAATAGATCCTGGAGGCATTGCAAAGGGATATGGTGCAGACAGGGCAGTCGAGATCCTTAAGGCAGAGGGAATAAAAGCAGCCCTTGTGGCTATTGCAGGAGATATAAGGGCCTACGGCATTAAAGAAGACAGAACCCCCTGGATTATAGGTATCAGAAATCCCAGGTCAGAAAATAGTGATGATCTGATAGCAACCCTTCCACTCAGAGATTCTGCTATTTCTACTTCAGGAGATTATGAAAGATTCTTTATAAAAGAAAATAAAAGATATCACCATATCATCAATCCAGGGACAGGTTATCCCTCAGCATCAACTGGCGGAGTTTCTGTGATTGCTGAGGAGGGTTATCTGAGCGATAGCCTAGCAACAGCGGTCTTCGTTCTTGGTCCTGAGAAAGGTATGGAACTTTTAAAAAGACTAGGTTATAAGGGAATATTCATCACTGGAGATGGTAAAAGATTTATTACTGGAGAGATTGATGGTATCAAGTTTAAATAG
- a CDS encoding radical SAM protein, which translates to MKILLINPWVHDFSCLNLWSAPLGLLRVAEYLSQFDVKVYFIDCLETVRKKSWGTGKYHRQEIEKPPILKNIPRKFCRYGISPEEFNKRLKEIPAPDMIFLSTLMTYWYTGVRETVNEIKKIFRNIPVIIGGLYSTLLPEHALQNTNADGIFTGSVENRLEAFLNTFGFRLKRIGISQPYWKLGLQKWDFAPLWTSEGCPFKCTYCASGILHSRFIQKDPGEVVKEILELYKLGIRDFAFYDDALLVKGDEHIKPMLKEIIKKGLDIRFHTPNGLHARFIDEEVADLMKNSGFKTVRVSLETISSETQEKTGGKVNTEEFKRAIEILKKTGFTKKELGVYLMFGLPGQGLQDVTEGVKFLKSLNVKIHLTEYSPIPETILWKEMVASGIISQDVDPLLTNNSVFYYLFSGYDIKKLEELKLEVKRYNEL; encoded by the coding sequence ATGAAGATCCTTCTCATAAATCCCTGGGTTCATGATTTTTCCTGTTTAAATCTCTGGTCAGCACCCTTAGGACTTCTTAGAGTTGCAGAATATCTGAGCCAGTTTGATGTAAAAGTATATTTTATTGACTGTCTTGAGACTGTGAGGAAAAAGAGCTGGGGTACCGGAAAGTACCACAGGCAGGAAATAGAAAAACCTCCTATCCTCAAAAATATTCCAAGAAAATTTTGTAGATACGGAATAAGTCCTGAGGAATTTAATAAAAGACTTAAAGAAATCCCTGCTCCTGACATGATCTTCCTATCCACTTTGATGACCTACTGGTATACGGGAGTCAGGGAGACTGTAAATGAGATAAAGAAAATTTTCAGGAATATACCTGTAATAATTGGAGGACTTTACAGCACCCTCCTTCCTGAGCATGCACTTCAAAATACAAATGCTGATGGTATATTTACAGGATCTGTAGAAAATAGATTAGAGGCCTTTTTGAACACCTTCGGATTCAGGCTTAAAAGAATTGGGATTTCCCAACCCTACTGGAAACTAGGTCTTCAGAAATGGGATTTTGCACCCCTGTGGACCTCAGAAGGATGTCCTTTTAAGTGTACCTACTGTGCCTCTGGTATCTTACATAGCCGATTTATTCAGAAAGATCCTGGAGAAGTTGTAAAAGAAATATTGGAGCTTTATAAACTCGGGATAAGGGACTTTGCCTTTTATGATGATGCACTGCTTGTAAAAGGTGATGAACACATTAAACCTATGTTAAAAGAAATTATTAAAAAAGGCCTTGATATAAGATTCCACACACCTAATGGACTTCATGCAAGATTCATTGATGAAGAAGTTGCAGACCTGATGAAAAATTCTGGTTTCAAGACAGTAAGAGTAAGTCTTGAGACTATTTCTTCAGAAACACAGGAAAAAACTGGTGGAAAGGTAAATACAGAGGAATTCAAAAGGGCAATAGAGATATTAAAAAAAACAGGCTTTACCAAAAAAGAGTTAGGAGTATATTTAATGTTCGGTTTACCCGGTCAGGGACTCCAGGATGTGACAGAAGGTGTAAAATTCCTGAAATCCCTGAATGTAAAAATTCACCTTACAGAATACTCACCTATTCCAGAGACTATCCTCTGGAAAGAGATGGTCGCTTCAGGTATAATCTCTCAGGATGTAGACCCACTATTAACAAATAACTCAGTATTTTATTATCTCTTTTCTGGCTATGACATAAAAAAGCTTGAAGAACTTAAACTTGAGGTAAAAAGATACAATGAACTCTAA
- the carA gene encoding glutamine-hydrolyzing carbamoyl-phosphate synthase small subunit, translated as MKKAILMLSDGTFFTGDAFGAEAERIGEVVFNTSITGYQEILTDPSYKGQIVVMTYTEIGNYGINPEDMESRESPKVEGFVVKECSKIFSNWRAKESLDEYLKRYNIPGISGIDTRALTRHLRTKGCQMGILSSTDLNPESLLKKVKRHPGISALDLVKDVTSPESYKWNEGCWTWPCPVTEDSELKPGKRLKVVVYDFGVKFNILRNLYEAGFDITVVGAMTPAEKVLDMDPDGILLSNGPGDPVTVTYAIENTKKLIGKKPIFGICLGHQILGLAMGGSTYKLKFGHHGGNHPVKDLKTGKVEITAQNHNYCVDINSLKGQVRLTHENLFDGSEEGMEHVEYPIFSVQHHPEAGPGPNDSTHLFRRFRELIEEFN; from the coding sequence ATGAAGAAGGCAATTCTTATGTTATCTGATGGTACCTTTTTTACAGGAGATGCCTTCGGTGCCGAGGCAGAAAGGATCGGAGAGGTAGTATTCAATACCTCAATAACAGGTTATCAGGAGATTCTAACGGACCCATCTTACAAAGGCCAGATAGTTGTCATGACCTATACTGAAATAGGAAACTATGGTATAAATCCTGAAGATATGGAATCCAGAGAGAGCCCTAAGGTGGAGGGATTTGTCGTTAAGGAATGCTCAAAAATATTCAGCAACTGGCGGGCAAAAGAGAGTCTTGATGAATATCTTAAAAGGTATAATATTCCTGGAATCTCAGGTATCGATACAAGGGCACTTACAAGACATCTCAGAACAAAGGGTTGCCAGATGGGCATATTATCCTCTACTGACCTTAATCCTGAAAGTCTTCTTAAAAAAGTGAAAAGACATCCGGGTATTTCAGCCCTTGACCTTGTTAAGGATGTCACCTCTCCTGAATCATATAAATGGAATGAAGGTTGCTGGACCTGGCCATGTCCTGTAACAGAAGATTCAGAACTGAAGCCTGGTAAGCGATTGAAGGTAGTCGTTTACGATTTCGGTGTGAAGTTTAACATCCTTAGAAATTTATATGAAGCAGGTTTTGACATCACAGTAGTTGGTGCCATGACCCCTGCAGAAAAGGTCCTTGATATGGATCCTGATGGAATACTTCTGAGTAACGGTCCAGGAGATCCCGTAACAGTTACCTATGCTATCGAGAATACAAAAAAACTTATAGGAAAGAAACCAATCTTCGGTATATGCCTTGGTCACCAGATACTGGGACTTGCTATGGGTGGAAGTACTTATAAATTGAAATTCGGGCATCATGGAGGAAATCATCCTGTAAAGGACCTCAAGACCGGAAAGGTTGAGATAACAGCTCAGAATCATAATTATTGTGTTGATATCAACAGTCTCAAAGGACAAGTAAGATTAACCCACGAGAATCTTTTTGATGGCTCAGAAGAGGGTATGGAGCATGTGGAATACCCGATCTTTTCTGTCCAGCACCATCCAGAGGCAGGACCCGGACCAAATGACTCAACGCATCTGTTCAGGAGATTTAGAGAACTGATAGAGGAATTCAATTAA
- a CDS encoding alkaline phosphatase codes for MCIRDRSNAGAVTHAYGVKAHERSYGLDENGNPIISRSGKPKTILEEAKEAGFSVGIINTGTITEPGTGVFGARVINRDDHLGIAKQLIMRDPGSEIDIIFGGGEVWFLPSDVRGRHGVMGKRTDGLNLIQEAINRGYTVIYTREELLNLPPSVNKVLGLFAAHDTYNDNNDEDPRRYSYTEEQLRAEGLYDYNPNAPTLAEMVDVAIKILSNKNNKGFYLVAEEEGTDNLANGALNARGTIEATKRADDAIGVALNFAKNNPNTLLIVAADSEASGLSIIGNPRTTPEGNVVPTRVLRRLDGTVYFTEYLDGKDGTNTPPFMSAPDRNGQRWPFAIAWSTAGDHSGSIVARAYGRHADMLYGTIDNTEIYRIKYRVLFNRLLE; via the coding sequence AGATGTGTATAAGAGACAGATCTAATGCTGGTGCTGTTACTCATGCCTATGGAGTTAAAGCTCATGAAAGATCCTATGGCCTGGATGAAAATGGTAATCCGATAATATCTCGTTCAGGCAAACCAAAGACCATTCTTGAAGAGGCTAAAGAGGCAGGATTTTCAGTTGGTATAATCAATACAGGCACTATAACAGAGCCTGGAACAGGCGTTTTCGGTGCTAGGGTTATAAATCGTGATGATCACTTAGGAATTGCTAAACAATTAATAATGCGAGACCCTGGAAGCGAGATTGATATAATATTCGGTGGTGGGGAAGTATGGTTTTTACCTTCCGATGTTCGTGGCAGGCATGGTGTAATGGGCAAGAGGACAGATGGATTAAATTTGATTCAGGAAGCAATAAACAGGGGCTACACAGTAATTTATACCAGAGAAGAACTTTTAAATCTTCCTCCATCAGTAAACAAGGTACTGGGTTTATTCGCAGCGCATGATACATATAATGACAATAATGACGAGGATCCGAGGAGATATTCTTATACAGAAGAACAACTCAGAGCAGAAGGACTTTATGATTACAATCCTAATGCACCTACTCTGGCAGAAATGGTAGATGTTGCCATAAAGATATTGTCTAATAAAAACAATAAAGGATTCTATCTTGTAGCAGAAGAAGAAGGTACAGACAATCTGGCTAATGGTGCATTGAATGCAAGGGGCACTATAGAGGCTACAAAAAGGGCTGATGATGCAATTGGTGTTGCACTGAATTTTGCAAAGAATAATCCTAATACACTTCTTATTGTTGCTGCTGACAGTGAGGCCAGTGGTTTAAGCATAATAGGCAATCCTCGTACTACCCCTGAAGGAAATGTTGTACCAACTAGAGTATTAAGAAGACTTGATGGAACAGTTTATTTTACAGAATACCTTGATGGTAAGGATGGTACAAACACACCACCTTTCATGTCTGCGCCTGATAGAAATGGCCAGCGCTGGCCCTTTGCAATTGCCTGGTCAACTGCGGGAGACCATTCAGGTAGCATAGTGGCGAGAGCTTACGGAAGGCATGCAGACATGCTTTACGGTACAATAGACAATACAGAAATATACAGAATAAAGTATAGAGTATTGTTTAACAGACTTTTAGAATAG